ATTAATTCCCTTATTTTACAAATAAAAAACCCAGATTCCATAAGAAATCTGAGTTTTAACTTTCATTACGCACGCTCAACTCTGCCTGATTTCAAACAAGAAGTACAAACATACATTTTCTTTGTAGCTCCGTTTGCTGTTTTAACACGAACTGATTTCACGTTTGATTTCCACATCTTTGGTGATTTTCTATGAGAGTGGCTTACATTGTTTCCAAAGTGAGCACCCTTTTCACAAATAGCACATTTTGCCATGACTGCACCTCCTAACGCTCATAATAAGTCCTTTCTCGGACTCGCAACACTGATTATTTTATCAGAAGTGCGCGAGAAAAGCAAGTACTTATTTTGATTTTCTGAATAATATTACTTTTTCAGATGATCCAGCAGCTTCGGATTGCGCTGAAGCACATACAGCAGCGCCGGCAGCTGGCTCACGACAGATACAAACAAGGTAAAGAAAAAGTAAATTTGAGGAAATCCCCAATAACGCATCTGTGTAAACAGACTGATGACTCCTGTCAGCAGCGTCATACCGAAAATGACAAGGAGCGCCACAAGCAGGACCATATCGCAGCGCCTTCCCGCAAGCTCCATGATAAGACAGCCGGCCGCCGTCAATGCGGCAAGCGCCAGTATTACAGAACAGAAATTGTCAAATGCGGAATAATAGTTCCACACCCATGAATAACTCGTATACGCTGTGATCCCGGAAACACGTATGCCGGATAGGAATAAAAGACCGAAGTAGGCGATCAAAGGGATGATCTCATACTGTCTGTATTCCCGCCGTTCCATGAAACAGAGCACGCCGAACGCCGCAAAGCACACGGCAGGCAGTATAAATTCTATCATTGAGAACAGACTGAAAAATCCGGCCCCGGCCCAGAGTCTGTCGATGATCAGCAGGACAAAGGCCGCTGCGGCCACGACCGCGTTAAGCCGCCCCGGCGTCAATGATTTTATACCATCCAGACCGGTCGCTGGCATACCAGAAGCCTGTTTCTGCCCCGCCGCATTTGCATCATAGGAAAAAGACTTCGGCTGTGAGCGGTCCGCCTCACCGGCGCGCTCATTTTTTGCGCCGCACTGCGGACAGAAACGGTCTGATGTAAACATCTTTTCCCCGCATCTTGAACAGAAACAAGTCCCGCCGGAAGCCGCGCCGTACGCAGCCTCTGTGCCTGCCGGGCCGCTGCCGTAAGGCGGAGGCGTCGGATTGCCGTTTTGACGGTTGTACGCATCGGCGATCAGGTTGGCGTTCTTGATAAGTACATTGAAGGAAAGAAAACTTCCAACAAAACATATGAGGCATCCGACGAGATACCACATAAGAAATTCTCCTCCTCCTTCCGCGACGGCCACTCCATATCTCGGCCCTGCTTTTCTGAGGCGGTTTGCCTGCTTGTAGAACCAGTACAGTCCGTAAATTCCGCACGTGATGATAGACAGAAGAAGCACGAGTATGTAATTCATGCTCTCCTCACCGTCTCCGCGGCACATTCTGTTTACATCTTCCGTATAAGAATACCAGAAGAAAATACTGTATATACCGCATGTTAAAAATGTCAGAATAATATATGTAGCGAGACTTCTCTCTTTGATCATTTTTAT
This is a stretch of genomic DNA from [Clostridium] hylemonae DSM 15053. It encodes these proteins:
- the rpmB gene encoding 50S ribosomal protein L28, producing MAKCAICEKGAHFGNNVSHSHRKSPKMWKSNVKSVRVKTANGATKKMYVCTSCLKSGRVERA
- a CDS encoding DUF4234 domain-containing protein, whose protein sequence is MIKERSLATYIILTFLTCGIYSIFFWYSYTEDVNRMCRGDGEESMNYILVLLLSIITCGIYGLYWFYKQANRLRKAGPRYGVAVAEGGGEFLMWYLVGCLICFVGSFLSFNVLIKNANLIADAYNRQNGNPTPPPYGSGPAGTEAAYGAASGGTCFCSRCGEKMFTSDRFCPQCGAKNERAGEADRSQPKSFSYDANAAGQKQASGMPATGLDGIKSLTPGRLNAVVAAAAFVLLIIDRLWAGAGFFSLFSMIEFILPAVCFAAFGVLCFMERREYRQYEIIPLIAYFGLLFLSGIRVSGITAYTSYSWVWNYYSAFDNFCSVILALAALTAAGCLIMELAGRRCDMVLLVALLVIFGMTLLTGVISLFTQMRYWGFPQIYFFFTLFVSVVSQLPALLYVLQRNPKLLDHLKK